Proteins encoded within one genomic window of Kibdelosporangium phytohabitans:
- a CDS encoding NAD(P) transhydrogenase subunit alpha produces the protein MAETQNIVVGVPRESAPGERRVALVPKVVGRLRASGLTVVVEPGAGGGALMSDWLYEEAGATLGDPWAGDVVVKVAAPTDEEIGRLKPGSVLIGFLGTQSDGSGVADALATRDVHGLAMEAIPRISRAQSMDALSSQSSVAGYLAALLGAQHLTRFYPMLTTAAGTVAPAKTLVLGAGVAGLQALATARRLGAQTTGYDVRPEVAEQVRSVGSKWLDLGIEAVGEGGYARALTDEERAEQLKRLNEAVIGYDVVITTAQVPGRKAPILVTEDSVTAMRAGSVVVDLAGESGGNCEVSVPGEVVVRHDVTIVAPLNLPAAMPESASELYSRNVQSLLELLITDGRLRLDFEDEIVASACVTRRS, from the coding sequence ATGGCGGAAACCCAGAACATCGTGGTCGGAGTGCCGCGCGAGTCGGCCCCCGGAGAGCGACGGGTAGCGCTTGTCCCCAAGGTTGTGGGACGGCTACGCGCCTCGGGGTTGACCGTCGTGGTGGAACCCGGCGCCGGTGGTGGGGCGTTGATGTCCGACTGGCTCTACGAGGAGGCCGGGGCCACCCTCGGCGATCCGTGGGCCGGCGACGTGGTCGTGAAGGTCGCGGCCCCGACCGACGAGGAAATCGGCCGTCTGAAACCCGGCAGCGTGCTGATCGGCTTCCTCGGCACGCAGTCCGACGGTTCCGGTGTCGCTGACGCACTGGCCACCCGCGACGTGCACGGACTGGCCATGGAAGCCATCCCCCGCATCTCCCGGGCGCAGTCGATGGACGCGTTGTCGTCGCAGAGCAGCGTCGCCGGTTATCTGGCCGCTTTGCTCGGCGCCCAGCACCTCACGCGCTTCTACCCGATGCTCACCACCGCCGCGGGAACTGTCGCACCGGCCAAGACGCTGGTCCTCGGCGCGGGTGTCGCCGGTCTGCAGGCGCTGGCCACGGCTCGTCGGCTCGGCGCGCAGACCACGGGCTACGACGTGCGCCCCGAGGTCGCCGAACAGGTGCGTTCGGTCGGGTCGAAGTGGCTCGACCTGGGCATCGAGGCCGTCGGCGAAGGCGGGTACGCGCGTGCGTTGACCGACGAGGAACGCGCCGAACAGCTCAAACGCCTGAACGAGGCCGTGATCGGCTACGACGTGGTGATCACCACCGCCCAGGTGCCCGGCCGCAAGGCCCCGATCCTGGTGACCGAGGACTCGGTGACCGCGATGCGCGCGGGCAGTGTGGTCGTCGACCTCGCGGGGGAGTCCGGCGGCAACTGCGAGGTGAGCGTGCCCGGCGAGGTCGTCGTCCGGCATGACGTGACGATCGTGGCGCCGCTGAACCTGCCCGCCGCGATGCCCGAGTCGGCGAGCGAGCTCTACTCGCGCAACGTCCAGTCCCTGCTTGAACTTCTGATCACCGACGGGCGGCTGCGGCTCGACTTCGAAGACGAGATCGTCGCGTCCGCCTGCGTGACGAGGAGGTCGTGA
- a CDS encoding NAD(P) transhydrogenase subunit alpha has translation MLVQNLAILVLAGFVGFAVISKVPNTLHTPLMSGTNAIHGIVLLGALIVLGLGATGTLDQILLVVAIAFGTINVVGGFLVTDRMLGMFKGKEPRK, from the coding sequence ATGCTGGTGCAGAACCTGGCCATCCTCGTGCTCGCGGGGTTCGTCGGCTTCGCGGTGATCTCCAAGGTGCCCAACACCCTGCACACCCCGCTGATGTCCGGCACGAACGCCATCCACGGCATCGTGCTGCTCGGCGCGTTGATCGTGCTCGGCCTCGGCGCGACGGGAACGCTCGACCAGATCCTGCTGGTGGTCGCCATCGCCTTCGGCACGATCAACGTGGTCGGCGGGTTCCTCGTGACCGACCGGATGCTCGGGATGTTCAAGGGCAAGGAGCCGCGGAAATGA
- a CDS encoding NAD(P)(+) transhydrogenase (Re/Si-specific) subunit beta, whose protein sequence is MSWLQDPVTIQCLYIVAFALFIYGLMGLTGPRTAVRGNLLAAVGMGIAILATALTPGMGNWWLILLGVALGTAIGVPAARKVKMTAMPQMVALFNGVGGGAVALVAWVEFRQSHGFADEPAHVSIATLFAALIGSISFWGSNVAFGKLQEILPGKPISVGRLQQPLNLLLLVIGVACGVVVVAGGTSEWLMAGILVSSALLGLMVVLPIGGADMPVVISLLNALTGLSAAATGIALDNTALIVAGMIVGASGTILTNLMAKAMNRSIPAIVAGGFGGTGGPGPAGPTDKTVRQTSASDAAIQMSYARQVVVVPGYGMAVAQAQHAVREMAKELESKGVAVYYAIHPVAGRMPGHMNVLLAEADVPYDHLKEMEEINGEFARTDVALVIGANDVTNPAAHTDPSSPIYGMPILNVNESKSVIVLKRGMSPGFAGVDNDLYYDSRTSMLFGDAKKSVAAVVEELRAL, encoded by the coding sequence ATGAGCTGGCTCCAGGACCCCGTCACGATCCAGTGCCTGTACATCGTGGCGTTCGCGTTGTTCATCTACGGGCTGATGGGACTGACCGGCCCGCGGACCGCCGTGCGCGGCAACCTGCTGGCCGCGGTCGGGATGGGGATCGCGATCCTCGCCACCGCGCTGACCCCGGGCATGGGCAACTGGTGGCTGATCCTGCTGGGCGTCGCGCTGGGCACGGCGATCGGGGTTCCCGCGGCCCGCAAGGTCAAGATGACCGCGATGCCGCAGATGGTCGCGCTGTTCAACGGCGTCGGCGGTGGTGCGGTCGCGCTGGTCGCGTGGGTCGAGTTCCGCCAGTCGCACGGCTTCGCCGACGAACCCGCGCACGTCTCCATCGCCACCCTGTTCGCGGCCCTGATCGGATCCATCTCGTTCTGGGGATCGAACGTCGCCTTCGGCAAGCTCCAGGAGATCCTGCCGGGCAAACCGATCAGCGTCGGCAGGCTGCAGCAGCCGCTGAACCTGCTGCTGCTGGTCATCGGTGTCGCCTGCGGCGTCGTGGTGGTGGCGGGCGGGACGTCCGAGTGGCTGATGGCCGGCATCCTCGTGTCGTCCGCGCTGCTGGGGCTGATGGTCGTGCTGCCGATCGGCGGCGCGGACATGCCCGTGGTGATCTCCCTGCTCAACGCGTTGACCGGGCTGAGCGCGGCGGCGACGGGCATCGCGCTGGACAACACGGCGCTGATCGTGGCCGGGATGATCGTCGGCGCGTCCGGCACGATCCTGACCAACCTGATGGCCAAGGCCATGAACAGGTCGATCCCGGCGATCGTCGCCGGTGGTTTTGGCGGGACGGGTGGTCCTGGCCCGGCGGGGCCGACCGACAAGACCGTCCGGCAGACCAGTGCCTCGGACGCGGCGATCCAGATGAGCTACGCCCGCCAGGTCGTCGTCGTACCCGGTTACGGCATGGCTGTGGCCCAGGCCCAGCACGCCGTCCGCGAGATGGCCAAGGAACTGGAGAGCAAGGGCGTCGCGGTCTACTACGCCATCCACCCGGTCGCCGGCCGCATGCCGGGGCACATGAACGTGTTGCTCGCCGAGGCCGACGTGCCGTACGACCACCTCAAGGAGATGGAGGAGATCAACGGCGAGTTCGCCAGGACGGACGTGGCGCTGGTGATCGGTGCGAACGACGTGACCAACCCGGCAGCGCACACCGACCCGAGCTCACCCATCTACGGCATGCCGATTCTCAACGTGAACGAGAGCAAGTCGGTCATCGTGCTCAAGCGCGGGATGAGCCCGGGGTTCGCCGGAGTCGACAACGACCTCTACTACGACTCGCGCACTTCGATGCTCTTCGGCGACGCGAAGAAGTCGGTCGCGGCGGTCGTCGAGGAACTCAGAGCCCTCTGA